In one window of Tachypleus tridentatus isolate NWPU-2018 chromosome 2, ASM421037v1, whole genome shotgun sequence DNA:
- the LOC143244032 gene encoding condensin-2 complex subunit D3-like, whose amino-acid sequence MAENENLERNTLQIFTSFPLEVIDDDLVTCVWNSSFTEDVDLPNDEIYSVEGLKNLLVETTNLCRTWAGIEKMDKSVHSLSDKRTTVVDSKLRSNNNNGDRITGEFASKDNIHENVNGSIYASTTTNFWSILIENGVHYKQILVLLYFLMKAGIETNRHNQKSRCIFVKKEYALISSQLYFTILRIPGSSAFRIFQGNLFQMAVYSMRVPKQASSAAEAQMNKHISKKRRIPVNFDEANVCREEEIFKPSKRRKEGGGQNNNYGKCRKNKKGYGKGTRNISEDDLAEPCTISNPDGNEAISMEGFSSDEGEDEVNMSLEEIQKLMSILSNALSDLITLLEGFTLQFNIHLIEQVIQQLAELTKIETEKCLFFDSHHQVVNIRKKRPDISLLAFVGLKHLCQPVHGDVELLVLTVMKYLLPNILMLSVTGSQSIPRAQQIVKDNTVNFICYLIKKNQEATLKGARVLFQHLCTKVVDKSDFRCKVAQACIEILKCFPTGSFAEMVEWLHRLVRHAKVNYRVFSLELFSLLVNEPERNSDTSVPKKFQSFLHVSTLLSVILARCNDKAASVRAKALNILALCTSSTRSELKAVFLEMLKEKTVTDSTKSEENVNSGQTVLVNSETDVGDKEKREEKEKESSSGQDDGLQKEINQNSEVTSMPSSHVVSTDFSVDTFMELISRRCSDQKVNVRKASLQVLENILIIKEINTLESYIKLLETHCLDPAVLVRKQAVQSLSNLLESSPLSATIQKHWMQGVLPLVLDAENSIQEKCLEMIDNLLLQNIVSKTQEAHWEMAWKIMDNVASNEYQDMQRYLQKAIQMLGKQGKIRSSMVNLIKTQLNGSRDGTVWLVLVFLSLCFEVKNPEFVLEYWEKCYESREPVSLSTMQRVLHMIGNWAKHMPLSKLQAIKEELATQLQQFTSPPELIATCVETFNKICLVLADVEGEKMIHTWSQKILKLCDVYLSSVILEDNVKTEAAMEEQVVRHLYTLGEVAQLSPTAVPTRAFLLIQSLIASPVISAAAPEMYDVPCSQMTQPSQTPLSQFRGAITSPLIRAHAFVALGKLCLQNEDFAKKSVAALAKELECSEDPTVRNNVVVIMADLCVRYTILVDPYISSFTACLRDSSSFVRKQTLTLMTQLLQEDYIKWRGTVFYRMVMTLVDSNEDIRCFAEYCLGHLLLRRHPHIFYQHFVECIFYFNCYLSHNMYNKFNQTDREVQLFSLRGSDNQEKRMTLYRFMLENINDEERFYLNLKLCQDVLGAVTDGIIPLSQESEGLIQDALAILCCEEIKLSSLTSSVQDEVEDGDMAGAIVATAKKTIISQVVKRNVIENVVPIVIGLKHRLEENKSPLLKDLMLFLRELMKDYKSEVKEIMSADKQLANEIEFDLRRFEQQQEEEKQEKRNIENALRQRNLKKVSENGKTPQPVINPAELATPHTVSRIHTPKSNLMNSVKEAVEAAKLVSSQRRLSRAKCSRNTRDENNSPNLCGRQENALNRVKLASFPIVLLDRMDVEAAQAKLQEISVHSLKKAGEVRNRSRIEEHSQTPKKSVISSVLKRAISTPSGVISNITFQNSLDVSDIPFVASNCEKTKTDKGENSSTPSILLHLQSPEVLCKPRVWHLKT is encoded by the exons ATGGCGGAGAACGAGAATTTGGAAAGAAATACTCTACAAATATTTACTTCATTTCCTCTTGAAGTTATTGATGATGATTTGGTGACATGTGTATGGAATAGCAGTTTCACTGAAGATGTTGACCTTCCAAATGATGAAATTTATAGCGTTGAAGGTTTAAAAAATTTGCTCGTCGAAACAACAAATCTCTGCAGGACATGGGCTGGAATTGAAAAAATGGATAAAAGTGTCCATAGTCTTAGTGATAAACGCACAACTGTTGTTGATTCTAAGCTTCGTAGTAATAACAACAATGGAGATCGAATTACAGGTGAATTTGCATCTAAAGATAATATTCATGAAAACGTAAACGGTTCTATTTATGCTAGTACAACCACTAACTTTTGgagtattttaattgaaaatggtGTTCATTATAAACAGATATTAGTCTTATTGTATTTTTTGATGAAAGCAGGTAtagaaacaaacagacacaacCAGAAATCACGatgtatttttgttaagaaagaatACGCGTTGATTAGTAGCCAGTTGTATTTCACAATTCTGAGAATTCCTGGTAGTAGTGCCTTCAGGATATTTCAAGGTAACCTCTTCCAAATGGCTGTTTATAGTATGAGAGTACCAAAACAAGCAAGCTCGGCAGCAGAGGCACAAAtgaataaacatatttctaaaaaacGTAGAATTCCAGTTAATTTTGATGAAGCAAATGTATGTAGagaagaagaaatatttaaaccaaGCAAACGTCGTAAAGAAGGTGGAgggcaaaataataattatggaaAATGTAGAAAGAATAAAAAGGGTTATGGGAAAGGTACTAGAAATATTTCTGAAGATGATTTAGCTGAACCCTGTACAATTAGCAATCCTGATGGAAATGAAGCAATAAGTATGGAAGGGTTTAGCAGTGATGAAGGAGAAGATGAAGTAAATATGTCTCTTGAAGAGATTCAGAAATTAATGAGTATCTTATCCAATGCACTTTCTGATCTTATTACCTTATTGGAAGGTTTTACTCTACAGTTTAATATACATCTCATTGAACAAGTTATCCAGCAGTTAGCAGAACTAACAAAAAtagaaactgaaaaatgtttgttctttgaCAGTCATCATCAGGTTGTAAATATTCGAAAGAAGAGACCAGATATTTCACTGTTAGCTTTTGTGGGTTTGAAACATCTTTGTCAGCCTGTGCATGGAGATGTTGAGCTGTTGGTTCTCACTGTTATGAAATACCTTCTACCAAACATCCTGATGTTGTCAGTTACAGGAAGTCAGTCTATCCCTCGAGCCCAGCAAATAGTTAAAGATAAcactgttaattttatttgttaccttATAAAGAAGAACCAAGAAGCTACATTGAAGGGTGCGAGAGTTCTTTTCCAACACTTGTGTACCAAAGTTGTTGATAAATCAGACTTTAGATGTAAAGTAGCCCAAGCTTGTATAGAGATACTGAAATGTTTTCCTACTGGGTCATTTGCTGAAATGGTTGAATGGCTGCATAGGTTGGTACGACATGCTAAGGTTAATTATAGGGTTTTTAGTTTGGAACTATTTTCATTGCTGGTCAATGAACCAGAAAGAAACTCGGATACTTCAGTACCaaaaaaatttcaaagttttcttCATGTTAGTACCTTATTGTCTGTGATACTGGCCAGATGTAATGACAAGGCTGCCTCGGTGAGAGCTAAAGCATTGAACATTTTAGCACTGTGCACGTCTTCTACTAGATCCGAATTGAAAGCTGTGTTCTTGGAAATGCTAAAAGAAAAAACTGTTACTGATTCCACTAAATCTGAAGAAAATGTCAACAGTGGCCAAACTGTTTTAGTTAATAGTGAAACAGATGTTGGTGACAAAGAAAAGAGAGAggagaaagaaaaagaaagttcATCAGGACAAGACGATGGACTTCAGAAAGAAATTAATCAGAATAGTGAAGTTACCTCTATGCCCAGTAGTCACGTTGTCTCAACTGACTTTTCTGTAGACACCTTCATGGAGTTGATTTCACGGCGTTGTAGTGATCAAAAGGTCAACGTAAGGAAAGCATCATTACAGGTCTTGGAAAATATCTTGATCATCAAAGAAATCAATACATTGGAGAGCTATATTAAG TTGTTAGAAACCCACTGCCTGGACCCAGCTGTGTTAGTGAGGAAGCAGGCAGTTCAGTCCTTATCAAACCTTCTGGAATCGAGTCCTCTGTCGGCCACAATACAGAAGCATTGGATGCAAGGAGTGTTACCATTGGTACTTGATGCTGAGAATTCAATCCAAGAGAAATGTCTGGAAATGATTGATAACTTGTTGCTACAGAACATTGTTTCTAAAACGCAAGAAGCACATTGGGAGATGGCATGGAAGATTATGGACAACGTTGCAAGTAACGAATATCAAGATATGCAACGTTATCTTCAGAAAGCCATACAAATGTTGGGAAAACAAGGAAAGATCAG ATCGTCCATGGTGAATTTGATCAAAACCCAGCTTAATGGGTCCAGAGATGGAACTGTGTGGCTGGTACTAGTTTTTCTCTCCCTGTGTTTTGAAGTTAAAAACCCAGAATTTGTTTTGGAGTATTGGGAGAAGTGTTATGAGAGTAGAGAGCCAGTATCATTAAGTACCATGCAGAGAGTGCTGCACATGATTGGAAACTGGGCTAAACATATGCCACTATCAAAACTACAAGCAATCAAAG AGGAATTGGCTACCCAGCTGCAACAGTTTACTTCTCCCCCAGAACTCATTGCTACTTGTGTTGAAACCTTCAACAAGATATGTCTTGTTCTTGCTGATGTTGAAGGAGAAAAGATGATTCATACTTGGAGTCAAAAGATTCTGAAG CTTTGTGATGTTTACCTGTCATCAGTTATACTGGAAGACAATGTTAAAACTGAAGCAGCCATGGAGGAACAAGTTGTACGACATCTCTACACTCTCGGGGAGGTTGCTCAGTTATCACCCACAGCAGTACCCACTCGAGCATTTCTACTCATTCAGAGCTTAATTGCTTCTCCTGTAATTTCAGCTGCTG CTCCTGAAATGTATGATGTTCCTTGTTCTCAGATGACTCAACCATCACAAACTCCCCTTTCTCAGTTTAGAGGAGCTATTACGTCTCCTCTAATTCGAGCACATGCCTTCGTGGCTCTTGGAAAACTTTGTCTGCAAAATGAAGACTTTGCAAAGAAGTCTGTAGCTGCACTGGCAAAAGAATTGGAGTGTAGTGAAGATCCTACTGTTAGAAACAATGTAGTTGTTATAATGGCCGATTTATGTGTGCGTTACACTATTCTGGTTGATCCTTACATATCTTCATTTACTGCTTGTTTGAGGGATTCTTCCAGCTTTGTTCGAAAACAGACACTTACATTAATGACTCAGCTTCTTCAAGAGGACTACATAAAGTGGAGAGGGACGGTATTTTATCGCATGGTTATGACATTAGTAGATAGTAATGAAGACATTCGTTGTTTTGCTGAGTATTGCTTGGGTCATCTGTTATTACGTCGACATCCACATATTTTTTATCAACACTTTGtagaatgtatattttatttcaattgttaTCTTTCTCACAACATGTACAATAAGTTTAACCAGACTGATCGTGAAGTTCAGTTGTTCTCTCTTCGAGGAAGTGATAATCAAGAAAAGAGAATGACTCTCTACCGGTTCATGTTGGAAAACATCAATGATGAAGAACGTTTCTATCTGAATTTGAAACTCTGCCAGGACGTTCTCGGTGCTGTTACAGATGGAATTATCCCACTTAGCCAGGAGAGTGAAGGTCTGATTCAAGATGCATTGGCTATTCTATGTTGTGAAGAAATCAAGTTATCAAGTTTAACTTCCTCTGTTCAAGACGAAGTAGAAGATGGAGATATGGCTGGAGCTATTGTTGCAACTGCTAAGAAAACTATTATTTCCCAGGTAGTAAAGAGAAACGTTATAGAGAATGTTGTTCCCATTGTTATTGGTCTGAAACATCGTCTAGAAGAGAACAAGTCTCCATTGTTGAAAGATTTGATGTTGTTCCTGAGAGAACTGATGAAAGACTATAAATcagaagtaaaagaaataatgtcGGCAGACAAACAACTTGCCAATGAGATTGAATTTGATCTTCGTCGCTTTGAACAACAGCAAGAggaggaaaaacaagaaaaaaggaaCATCGAAAATGCTTTAAGGCAGAGAAATTTGAAGAAAGTATCTGAGAACGGTAAAACACCTCAGCCAGTCATTAATCCTGCTGAGCTAGCCACCCCACACACTGTTTCCAGAATTCACACACCAAAAAGTAATTTGATGAATTCAGTGAAGGAAGCTGTGGAAGCAGCAAAGCTAGTTTCTTCCCAAAGACGGTTATCAAGAGCAAAATGTTCAAGAAACACACGTGATGAAAACAATTCTCCAAATCTATGTGGTAGACAAGAGAATGCACTAAACAGAGTAAAGCTGGCTAGTTTTCCAATTGTTTTGTTAGACAGAATGGATGTTGAGGCAGCTCAAGCAAAACTTCAGGAAATTAGTGTGCATTCACTTAAAAAGGCTGGTGAAGTAAGGAATAGGAGTAGAATTGAAGAACACTCTCAAActccaaagaaaagtgttatttcttcagttttgaaGAGGGCAATTAGCACACCTTCTGGTGTGATTAGCAACATAACCTTTCAAAATTCTCTTGATGTCAGTGATATTCCCTTTGTTGCATcaaactgtgagaaaacaaagacagataagggagaaAACAGTTCAACTCCTTCGATTCTTctccacctacagtctccagAAGTCCTTTGTAAGCCTCgagtgtggcacttgaaaacgtga